In Arachis hypogaea cultivar Tifrunner chromosome 17, arahy.Tifrunner.gnm2.J5K5, whole genome shotgun sequence, a single window of DNA contains:
- the LOC112762669 gene encoding AT-rich interactive domain-containing protein 1-like: MVKSVCVLLDRRKLCRTTRVRCLNPELSGSKKIVASVGNLCSRNYAMDRLNHLNGSKTSITDISDAVNSMTGVSDGGKRCDSGDEDSINKGSSGRKRKRESTLEMLHWILDRAENPCDPAMGSMPKKSKWKSYGSEEIWKQALLFREAVFLKIDHRSLQGQRMHPCMYDDQVGANYNLRERLKTTSGDGSSHAGGTKGGSSAEKWSLDEPATVPIPIGPAHQAEVPEWTGMAVESDSKWFGNQIWPAAKVNTNLIERDPIGAGRKDSCGCQFQGSVECIQFHVAQKRAKLKLELGDAFYMWNLHKTGEDVRREKKFKDVVKANPLSHRHVFGNKFSNRFLQRSGKI, translated from the coding sequence atggtGAAGAGTGTATGCGTCTTACTAGATAGGAGAAAGTTGTGTAGAACTACTAGAGTTAGGTGCTTGAATCCAGAGCTCAGTGGTTCCAAAAAAATTGTGGCTAGTGTTGGAAACTTATGCAGCCGCAATTATGCAATGGATAGACTCAACCATTTGAATGGAAGTAAAACATCAATAACGGATATATCTGATGCAGTAAACAGCATGACTGGAGTTTCGGATGGTGGCAAGAGGTGTGATAGTGGCGATGAAGATAGTATTAATAAGGGGAGCTCTGGtcgaaagaggaagagagagtcTACGTTAGAAATGCTGCACTGGATTCTTGATAGGGCTGAGAATCCTTGTGATCCTGCAATGGGTTCAATGCCCAAAAAGTCAAAGTGGAAGTCATATGGTAGTGAAGAGATCTGGAAGCAGGCTTTGTTGTTCCGGGAAGCTGTATTTCTCAAAATCGATCACCGTAGTTTGCAGGGTCAAAGGATGCATCCTTGCATGTATGATGATCAGGTCGGGGCAAACTACAATCTTAGGGAGAGATTAAAAACTACATCTGGTGATGGCTCTTCACATGCTGGAGGAACAAAGGGAGGCTCTAGTGCTGAGAAATGGTCACTTGATGAACCTGCCACCGTGCCCATTCCTATTGGCCCGGCCCATCAAGCTGAAGTTCCTGAATGGACTGGCATGGCTGTTGAGAGTGATTCAAAATGGTTTGGAAACCAAATATGGCCAGCAGCAAAGGTGAATACCAATCTTATCGAAAGGGATCCCATTGGAGCTGGAAGAAAAGATTCATGTGGCTGCCAATTTCAAGGTTCTGTTGAGTGTATCCAATTTCATGTTGCTCAGAAAAGGGCTAAACTTAAGCTAGAATTGGGTGATGCATTTTACATGTGGAATTTACACAAGACAGGGGAAGATGTTAGGCGAGAGAAGAAGTTTAAGGATGTGGTGAAAGCAAACCCTCTTTCACATAGACATGTTTTTGGGAACAAATTTTCAAATCGTTTCCTACAAAGATCAGGAAAGATTTAG
- the LOC112762673 gene encoding uncharacterized protein codes for MPPPFDMISKMHPPREAWRLKVRVLRLWVVPSFGNNEVPNSMEMILLDEHCGKIQATVKKPLLNRFRDLIVEGQVYRMAYFTVVSNHDSYRATSHEFKLVFLHQTTVVAVDEDVIPKTYFNMFPFSDLLNMIEDYDFLVDVIGLLTSVGEEKEYAKEGKIVKMIVLELTSKDLTLRCALFGDYVNQVNHFLASGYVEQPVVVIQLAKVKFFRGQVGLQNVMYATQMLFNPDLPEVVEFRQSMIEQGVNGTQPLFIENEGKVVSLEDDFMRLTRKCTIEELQDKNQEGSFIIFGTIQGIVEDGGWWYSACVCGKGIYPQNGAYYCDFCLKHITNVTPRFKVKIIVEDHSGEGIFLLFDRETSYLLKKLCADLFSEVQRDASLVCGDTYPPIFQGLLGKKLPLKVDTKGVPHDTFYGTFRVRRICDDPTIITMFELPNYDADDESTPKKEPDLHKSVLFGKADIGIKEESSKTCIKSKKVDEVLHSSTPVVSLNDYSENLVDVSQNVYQSSTFILSDQSEIYDPTINSLSQVASVIDHPLFWQSEIQGCLDVGDPNYECSICGACFWLSERVERDSTISRPVFTVLDSVNDGSGPPQFIITGQNYHRIGSLLPDPGQKPKFAQLYIYDTQHEIMHRREIFRYQTSEMDEELIIELLQMIDTHNVIAQSFRRVREFYQCHPSEIFSLKLYSHRKVDRRNYNSPSCDEVAALIVGDFDSSDHGRDIIVRSTTGQLQRIYETHALYWPLQYPLLFPYGEDGYQLNIPYRGQQEGYVPGRRTRVSLREFICFRLQIREQEDGIIHKYRRLFQQFVVDCFTMIESQRLYEIRLKQSTIRGEVLQGIEEAMHRGDDEASSIGTRVILPSSFTGGRRYMFNRCQDAMAICKHFGYPDLFLTITCNPNWPEFQRFTERERIPIADRPDISCRVFHAKLKCLLSDLKEGVFFGPLNAGMYTIEFQKRSLPHAHMLLWLNGESNL; via the exons ATGCCTCCTCCATTTGATATGATTTCTAAGATGCATCCTCCTAGAGAGGCTTGGAGGTTGAAAGTTAGGGTTCTAAGGCTTTGGGTTGTACCCTCTTTTGGTAACAATGAGGTTCCTAACTCAATGGAGATGATTCTCCTTGATGAGCAT TGTGGAAAAATACAAGCTACAGTTAAAAAACCACTCCTTAATAGGTTTAGGGATCTTATAGTTGAGGGTCAGGTTTATAGAATGGCATACTTTACTGTTGTTTCAAATCATGATAGTTATAGAGCAACTTCTCATGAATTCAAATTGGTTTTCCTTCACCAAACCACTGTTGTAGCTGTTGATGAAGATGTTATCCCTAAGACTTATTTCAACATGTTTCCTTTTTCTGATTTGCTGAATATGATCGAAGATTATGATTTTTTAGTTG ATGTTATTGGTCTTTTAACTTCAGTGGGAGAAGAGAAAGAATATGCAAAAGAGGgcaaaattgtgaaaatgattgtGCTGGAATTAACTTCCAAAGA TCTTACCTTGCGATGTGCATTGTTTGGGGACTATGTTAATCAAGTAAATCATTTTCTTGCGTCTGGCTATGTGGAGCAGCCTGTTGTAGTCATTCAACTTGCAAAAGTCAAGTTCTTTAGGG GTCAAGTAGGCCTTCAAAATGTGATGTATGCCACTCAAATGTTATTTAATCCTGATCTTCCTGAGGTTGTTGAGTTCAGGCAGAG tatgATTGAGCAAGGGGTGAATGGTACTCAGCCACTGTTTATTGAAAATGAGGGTAAAGTTGTGTCGTTAGAAGATGATTTCATGCGTTTAACTAGAAAATGCACAATTGAAGAGCTTCAAGATAAGAATCAG GAGGGTTCTTTTATCATCTTTGGTACAATCCAAGGTATTGTTGAGGATGGAGGTTGGTGGTATTCTGCTTGTGTGTGTGGAAAGGGTATCTATCCTCAGAATGGTGCATATTACTGTGATTTCTGTTTGAAGCACATAACCAATGTCACTCCAAG atttaaagttaaaataatagTTGAAGATCATAGTGGGGAGGGTATTTTCCTTCTCTTTGATCGTGAGACATCTTATTTGCTTAAGAAATTATGTGCTGACTTGTTTAGTGAGGTTCAAAGAGATGCAAGT CTTGTATGTGGGGATACTTATCCTCCCATTTTCCAAGGGCTCCTTGGAAAGAAGTTACCGCTTAAGGTTGATACCAAAGGTGTCCCACATGATACATTTTATGGCACTTTCCGAGTTAGGAGAATATGTGATGATCCCACCATTATTACCATGTTTGAACTTCCCAATTATGATGCTGATGACGAGTCTACTCCAAAAAAG GAGCCTGATTTACACAAATCTGTCCTGTTTGGAAAAGCGGATATTGGTATTAAGGAGGAGTCATCAAAGACTTGTATCAAAAGTAAAAAAGTTGATG AGGTGCTCCATTCCTCGACACCTGTTGTTTCTTTGAATGATTATTCCG aaaatttAGTTGACGTGTCCCAGAATGTTTACCAGAGTTCAACTTTTATTTTGTCAG ACCAATCAGAAATATATGATCCTACGATAAATTCATTAAGTCAAGTTGCTTCTGTTATTGATCATCCGCTGTTCTGGCAAAGTGAGATACAAG GTTGTCTTGATGTTGGTGATCCTAACTATGAATGCTCAATCTGTGGGGCGTGTTTTTGGTTATCAGAACGTGTTGAAAGAGATTCTACAATTAGTCGACCTGTTTTTACT GTATTGGATTCAGTGAATGATGGGAGTGGTCCACCGCAGTTTATAATAACTGGTCAAAATTATCATCGGATTGGAAGTTTGCTCCCAGATCCTGGTCAGAAGCCTAAATTTGCGCAATTATATATATACGACACTCAGCATGAGATAATGCATAGGCGGGAAATCTTTCGGTAT CAAACATCTGAGATGGATGAAGAATTGATAATTGAGTTATTGCAAATGATTGATACTCATAATGTCATAGCACAGTCATTTCGAAGAGTCAGAGAATTTTATCAGTGTCATCCATCCGAGATATTCTCTTTGAAGTTGTATTCGCATAGGAAGGTTGATCGAAGAAATTACAATTCTCCCTCTTGTGATGAAGTCGCTGCTCTGATTGTTGGAGATTTTGATTCGTCGGATCATGGTCGTGACATTATTGTTCGATCTACTACTGGTCAGTTGCAACGTATCTATGAAACTCATGCTCTGTATTGGCCTTTACAGTATCCGTTGTTGTTTCCATATGGCGAGGATGGTTACCAGTTGAATATTCCATATCGAGGTCAACAGGAGGGGTATGTCCCTGGAagaagaacaagggtttctctcagGGAATTCATATGTTTTCGTTTGCAAATTAGGGAGCAAGAAGATGGAATTATTCACAAGTATAGGCGATTATTTCAACAATTTGTTGTTGATTGTTTCACGATGATTGAGTCCCAGAGGTTGTATGAGATTAGGTTGAAGCAAAGTACAATTAGAGGAGAAGTGCTTCAAGGAATAGAAGAGGCTATGCATCGTGGTGATGATGAAGCTTCTTCAATTGGGACACGAGTCATCTTGCCTTCTTCGTTCACTGGTGGTAGACGTTATATGTTTAATCGTTGTCAGGATGCGATGGCAATCTGTAAACATTTTGGCTATCCAGATTTATTTCTTACTATTACGTGTAATCCAAATTGGCCTGAATTTCAGCGTTTCACGGAGCGAGAGCGAATTCCCATCGCTGATCGTCCTGATATTTCTTGCCGGGTTTTTCATGCTAAGTTGAAATGCCTGCTAAGCGATCTCAAGGAAGGTGTATTTTTTGGTCCACTTAATGCAG gcATGTATACTATTGAGTTCCAAAAAAGAAGTCTACCGCATGCACACATGTTACTATGGCTTAACGGGGAAAGCAACTTATAA
- the LOC140180461 gene encoding uncharacterized protein, translating to MGVTVKINDVDIDNRFVVPYNPLLLMKYQAHINLELCNKSNVIKYLFKYINKGPDRVTATVGEIYHVGESSQVVDEIKQYYDCRYLSPSESMWRSFAYDIHHRWPSVQRLTFYLLNQQHVVFDDADITTHVYLRNKDLLTMFTGWMMANRRFPDGRSLTYVEYPGNFVYCSNSREWKPRQRGFSIGRLSFAHPSSGKLFYMRMLLNVQRGCTSFRSIRTVNGVTYDTFQEACSAMGFLIDDKEYVSAIKEVAEVASAAQLRRFFVILLLSGSMGRPLSVWEQTWAYLSDDILYRRRHELQYPDLTMSQDKLQTFCLLEIEKLL from the exons ATGGGTGTGACAGTGAAGATCAACGACGTTGATATTGACAACAGATTTGTTGTGCCTTATAATCCACTGCTGTTAATGAAATATCAAGCTCACATAAATCTTGAGCTCTGTAACAAGTCAAACGTCATCAAGTATCTTTTTAAGTATATCAATAAGGGTCCGGATCGGGTGACTGCAACTGTTGGAGAAATATATCATGTTGGTGAATCTTCTCAGGTGGTTGATGAGATCAAGCAGTATTATGACTGTCGTTATTTATCACCGTCTGAATCCATGTGGAGAAGTTTTGCTTATGATATTCATCATAGATGGCCGTCAGTACAGAGGTTGACTTTTTACTTGCTGAACCAGCAACATGTTGTATTCGATGATGCTGATATCACCACTCATGTTTATTTGCGCAACAAAGATTTGCTGACGATGTTTACGGGTTGGATGATGGCCAACAGGCGGTTCCCGGATGGGCGGTCTTTAACATATGTTGAATATCCAGGAAATTTTGTCTATTGTTCGAACAGTAGGGAGTGGAAGCCGAGACAGAGGGGATTCTCAATTGGAAGATTGAGTTTTGCTCATCCGTCATCTGGTAAACTTTTCTATATGCGGATGCTTTTGAATGTGCAGAGAGGTTGTACCAGTTTTCGAAGTATACGAACTGTGAATGGTGTTACTTATGATACATTTCAGGAGGCATGTTCTGCCATGGGATTCTTGATAGATGATAAGGAGTATGTTTCTGCTATTAAGGAAGTTGCCGAGGTAGCGTCCGCTGCACAGCTAAGGAGGTTTTTTGTGATATTGTTGTTATCTGGTTCCATGGGAAGGCCTCTGTCAGTTTGGGAACAAACTTGGGCCTATTTGTCTGATGATATTCTTTATCGTAGAAGGCATGAGCTGCAATATCCTG ATTTAACGATGAGTCAGGACAAGTTGCAAACATTTTGTTTGTTAGAAATTGAGAAACTATTGTAG
- the LOC140180462 gene encoding uncharacterized protein, translating into MPVPNNSLVSQFNNLMLLRELQYDTVSLTREHDANVLKLNEEQRVVYDKIIDCVLNKRHEFFFVYGFGGTGKTFLYRVLSARLRSEKRIVINVASSGIASLLLPGGKTAHSMFNIPVELTEDTVCRIKKDSAKAEVV; encoded by the coding sequence ATGCCAGTTCCTAATAACTCTTTAGTGTCTCAATTTAACAACTTGATGTTGTTGCGTGAGTTGCAGTATGACACTGTTTCTTTGACTCGTGAGCATGATGCAAACGTCTTAAAGTTAAATGAAGAGCAGAGGGTGGTCTATGATAAAATTATTGATTGTGTTTTGAATAAGAGGCACGAATTCTTTTTTGTTTATGGCTTTGGTGGCACTGGAAAAACTTTTTTGTATAGGGTTTTGTCGGCTCGATTGCGATCTGAGAAAAGGATTGTTATAAACGTTGCTTCTAGTGGTATTGCTTCTCTGTTGTTACCTGGTGGTAAGACGGCTCACTCTATGTTCAATATTCCTGTTGAGCTGACTGAAGATACTGTTTGTCGGATTAAGAAGGATAGTGCAAAAGCTGAGGTAGTTTGA